In the genome of Devosia rhizoryzae, the window TTGATCGATCAGCGCGGTTACGTATTCCCAGCCAGCTTGAGCTTCATAATCGCCGCCAACGGCCTTGAGCATGTTGGTCAGTTGGGCAAAAGCCGAAGACGACGCGGTGGGGTCGCCATAAGCGATCTTGCCCTTCAGTTCGGGCTGCAGTAGGTCGGCATAGCTGGTGATTTCGACACCGGCTGCCGCAGCAGCCTCGGTATTGACCAAAAGGTTGGAGCCGTCTGCCTGATAGGGCGTGAAGGCGCCGGTGGCATTTTTGCCGGCTTCAACCATCGCCGTGTCTTCGGGCGATACATAGTCCTGCCAGAGCTCGGAATTGACCGCAGCCTGCGCAGCGCCGCCACCAAACATCACGTCGCCCTGCGGATTACCAGCTTCGCTGCGAATGCGGGAGTAAAGTTCACCAGTGCCTGCGGTGATCAGCTGCACGGTGACGCCGGTATTTTGCTCAAATACGGGAATCAGGCTTTGCAGCATGCCTTCTTCGTTTGGAGTGTAGACAACCAGCGTCGTGCCGGAGATCTCCTGACCCTGTGCGCTGGCCAAGGCAAACAGAGATACGGTGGTGGCAAAGAATGCGGTGGCGGCAATCTTAGTCAGGCTTGGCATTTTGTTTCTCCAGAATAGATTTGCGATTTGGTTGTTGGGGTGGGGCTAGAGCAGTGCCTGCTCGTTGCGCCCCATGAAGCGGAAGGCGATGTAGACGGCGCAGCCGCTGAGCAGCAGCAGAATGGTCGACAGCGCGGCAGCGACCCCGAAATCCCCGTCAAGGATCAGAAGATAAATGCGTACCGGCATGGTCATGGTGCTGCCGACATAGAGCACCAGGGAGGAGGAAAGCTCGTTGATGGCGGTGACAAAACTAAGCATGCCGCCAGCAATGATCCCCGGCACGATCAGTGGGACAGTGATCCGCAGAAAGGCTTGGAATGGGCTATATCCCAGGGAGATCGCGGCTTCCTCCATGCTGGGAGAGATTTGCCGCAGCGAGGACGCCGTGGTGCGCACCGTATAGGGCAAGCGCCGGATGAAGATGGAAAGGATGATAATGGCCGCCGTGCCGGTCAGCACGATTGGCCCGGTGTTGAAGGCTGCAATGAAAGCGATGCCGATGACGATGCCCGGCATGACATAGGGCACCATGAAGGCGCCATCGAGCAGGGCCGTGTTGAAGCTGGTGCGCCGCGCCACAAGCACCCCTACCACCGTGCCGACGACCACGATCAAGGCCACAGCGACGAAAGAGAAAGTCAGCGAGTTGCGCACCACATCGCCAAGACCGAACAGGATGCGTTCATAGCTCTGCAGCGCAAACCCTTCCTGGAACACAGGTCCGCTGGTTTTGCGGAAGGAGTAAATGACCGAAATGATTACCGGCAGCGCACCGCAAAGACCGATAAAATAAACGGCGATATGGGCGAGCACATTACGCCAGCCCTTGAGCTGGATGCGGATGGGCTTGTTGATCATGTTGCCGTGGTAGACGTTGCGCCGCGACATGTAGCGCTGCAGCATAACGAAAATCATCGAGACGACGATCAGCACCACGCTGATGGTCGTGGCCATCGACATGTTGGAGCCGACTTCCGCCGCGTAGAGCGTAAAGGCTTCGGTCGCCAAAACATTATAGCCGCGGCCAAGAAGGCGCGGCGTGCCGAAATCGGCAATGGCATGGATGAGTGCCAGGAGCCCACCGGCGGTGAGAGCCGGAAAAACCATGGGGAACGAAATCTTCATCGTGCGCTGCCACGGCGTGAGCCCCAGACCCTCAGCGGCTTCTTCAAGCGACCGGTTGACGTTGCTGAGCGCCCCGGAGACCATGAGGTAGCCGTAGGGGTAGAACTTAAGCGAAAAGACAATGAGGATGCCGCCAACTCCATAGATGGGCGGCATGTTGATGCCGTAGTCGCGCAAAAAGCCGCGAACCACGCCGCCGGCACCGAACAGCACGATCCAGGAGTAGGCGCCGATAAAGGGCGGAGATACCAAAGCCAGGATAGCAAGAAGCGACACGAACTTGCCGCCGCGGATCACGAAGCGCGACACGCAGAAGGCCATGATGGAGCCGAGCAACAAGGCGCCCAGGAGCCCGCCAAATCCAACCACGAGCGTATTGAAGAACGCCTGGCGGAACCTCGGTTCACCCATGAACCTGAGGTAATTGGCAAGCGTGGCATTGCCCTGCTGGTCGTAAAAGCTCGATACCAGGACGGAGCCGACCGGAATGAACAGCAAGACGAACAGCATGACCCAAGTCAGGATCATCACCACGGTCCAGAAATTGAAGCGTGGCATGGCCATCACCATTCAATCCGGGCATTGTCGGCACCGAAGGCCATCAATGCCTCGCGTGGCACTGCGACCTTGACCGGTTCGCCCGGCTCACGCGTCCGCGTCATGCCCGGATTAGCAATCTGCACCACAATCATGCCGGCTGCGGTTTCGACCTGAACATGGGCTTCCCGCCCGAGATAGATGAACTTGGCGATCGTGCCATCAAGGGTTGCGGCACCGGACAACTGTTCGTCGCGCGACGCGAGGCCCAGCCGTTCTGGACGGGCCGTCCATGCCGCGACGCTCATGACTTTGATTCCCATCTGCTGGAGAAGGGCCTCGAGCGCTGCGCCTTGCGTAAAGGTATTGAGGGTGCCGACGAACTCGGCCACGAAGCGGGTCTGCGGATTGCCGTAGATTTCGGGTGGCGTGCCTACCTGTTCGATACGCCCGGCATTCATCACGCAGATGCGGTCGGAAATGGCTAATGCCTCTTCCTGGTCGTGCGTCACATAGATGGTGGCGATGTCGACCTGCTTCTGGATATCGCGGATTTCCTCGCGCAACTCGATCCGCAACTTGGCATCGAGGTTAGAAAGCGGCTCATCCATCAACAACAGGCGCGGATTAATGACCATGGCGCGCGCCAGGCCAATACGCTGCTGCTGACCACCCGACATGGCAGCCGGCAAGCGCTCGGCCATCGCACCCAGACGCACTGCTTCCAATGCTTGGGTCACCCGCGTCTTGATTTCAGCTGCCGGCACTTTTCTGGGCTTAAGGCCGAAGGCAACATTGTCGAAGACGCTAAGATGCGGAAAGACCGCATAGTCCTGGAACACCATGCCGATATCGCGCTGGTGCGGCGGCACAATACGCAGATTGGCGCCATCGAGCGTAATGTCGCCTGATGTCAGGTCGTTGAAACCAGCGATCGAGCGCAACAAGGTTGTCTTGCCACAACCGCTCGGGCCTAAAAGGGTGAAAAACTCTCCGCGCTCGACCGCAAGCGAAACGCCGTCCAGTGCCGTGAAGCTTGTGCCAAAGCGCTTGGTTGCATTGCTGACGGTTAGGTAGCTCACGCAGTTCCCCCTGACTGGCTTGTCACAAAACAATCACATATGACACCAACGAACTTTCGTATTGCAACATTTATTCGCGTGGTACACGATCATTTCGGACTAAATTGATCATCTTCGAACGGGAGGATTCTAGTGATCATTCGCAAACGTACATTTTTGGCAGTTGCTGCTGCCACACTGATCGCGTCTACAAGCATGACGCTCGCCACCCTCGCGCAGGAAGGGTCGGTTGTGGTTTATACC includes:
- a CDS encoding extracellular solute-binding protein produces the protein MPSLTKIAATAFFATTVSLFALASAQGQEISGTTLVVYTPNEEGMLQSLIPVFEQNTGVTVQLITAGTGELYSRIRSEAGNPQGDVMFGGGAAQAAVNSELWQDYVSPEDTAMVEAGKNATGAFTPYQADGSNLLVNTEAAAAAGVEITSYADLLQPELKGKIAYGDPTASSSAFAQLTNMLKAVGGDYEAQAGWEYVTALIDQLDGISIGSSSQVAADVANGEYIVGLTYEPLSLNFVLSGAPVEIVYPSEGAAFLPATVEIIKGGPNQPAAEAFIDFVISEEGQTIIAQETAGRPLREGVEKPGLPALADIPTVQEDGPYVAEHREEIVGKYRSILEARS
- a CDS encoding ABC transporter permease, with protein sequence MPRFNFWTVVMILTWVMLFVLLFIPVGSVLVSSFYDQQGNATLANYLRFMGEPRFRQAFFNTLVVGFGGLLGALLLGSIMAFCVSRFVIRGGKFVSLLAILALVSPPFIGAYSWIVLFGAGGVVRGFLRDYGINMPPIYGVGGILIVFSLKFYPYGYLMVSGALSNVNRSLEEAAEGLGLTPWQRTMKISFPMVFPALTAGGLLALIHAIADFGTPRLLGRGYNVLATEAFTLYAAEVGSNMSMATTISVVLIVVSMIFVMLQRYMSRRNVYHGNMINKPIRIQLKGWRNVLAHIAVYFIGLCGALPVIISVIYSFRKTSGPVFQEGFALQSYERILFGLGDVVRNSLTFSFVAVALIVVVGTVVGVLVARRTSFNTALLDGAFMVPYVMPGIVIGIAFIAAFNTGPIVLTGTAAIIILSIFIRRLPYTVRTTASSLRQISPSMEEAAISLGYSPFQAFLRITVPLIVPGIIAGGMLSFVTAINELSSSLVLYVGSTMTMPVRIYLLILDGDFGVAAALSTILLLLSGCAVYIAFRFMGRNEQALL
- a CDS encoding ABC transporter ATP-binding protein, which encodes MSYLTVSNATKRFGTSFTALDGVSLAVERGEFFTLLGPSGCGKTTLLRSIAGFNDLTSGDITLDGANLRIVPPHQRDIGMVFQDYAVFPHLSVFDNVAFGLKPRKVPAAEIKTRVTQALEAVRLGAMAERLPAAMSGGQQQRIGLARAMVINPRLLLMDEPLSNLDAKLRIELREEIRDIQKQVDIATIYVTHDQEEALAISDRICVMNAGRIEQVGTPPEIYGNPQTRFVAEFVGTLNTFTQGAALEALLQQMGIKVMSVAAWTARPERLGLASRDEQLSGAATLDGTIAKFIYLGREAHVQVETAAGMIVVQIANPGMTRTREPGEPVKVAVPREALMAFGADNARIEW